From one Humulus lupulus chromosome 8, drHumLupu1.1, whole genome shotgun sequence genomic stretch:
- the LOC133794441 gene encoding inorganic pyrophosphatase 1-like, which produces MAGNTIVIFDFDKTIIECDSDNWVVDELGATDLFNQLLPTMPWNSLMDRMMMELHEQGKTIDDIVEVLNRIPIHPRVVPAIKAAHALGCDLRIVSDANLFFIETMLKHLGLREYFSEINTNPSFVDEQGRLRIQPFHDFKNSSHGCTTGTCPPNMCKGVIIERIQASVAAEGNKRIIYLGDGAGDYCPSLKLKESDFVMPRKNFPVWDLISKNPLLIKAKIHEWTDGEELEKVLLSLIDTISTDEKSAFTRAYFKMPSNIDVSAIPKVLPVQQ; this is translated from the exons ATGGCCGGAAATACTATTGTGATTTTCGACTTTGACAAGACCATCATCGAATGTGACAGCGATAACTGGGTCGTCGATGAATTGGGTGCCACAGATCTCTTCAATCAGCTTCTCCCAACTATGCCATGGAACTCTCTCATG gATAGGATGATGATGGAGCTTCACGAACAAGGAAAAACCATTGATGACATTGTTGAGGTTCTCAATCGAATCCCCATACATCCCAGAGTTGTTCCTGCCATTAAGGCCGCTCACGCTCTTGG GTGTGATCTGAGGATTGTGAGTGATGCAAATCTGTTCTTCATTGAAACAATGTTGAAGCATCTTGGGCTGAGGGAGTACTTTTCAGAGATCAACACAAATCCCAGCTTTGTCGATGAACAAGGAAGGCTTCGGATTCAACCTTTTCATGATTTCAAAAACTCCTCACATGGCTGCACTACAGGCACCTGCCCTCCTAACATGTGCAAG GGTGTGATTATAGAAAGAATACAGGCCTCTGTGGCAGCTGAAGGCAACAAAAGAATCATCTACTTGGGTGATGGTGCTGGTGACTATTGCCCAAGCCTGAAGCTGAAAGAGAGTGACTTTGTGATGCCAAGGAAGAATTTCCCAGTATGGGACTTGATTTCCAAGAACCCACTTCTCATCAAGGCCAAAATCCATGAATGGACTGATGGTGAAGAGTTAGAGAAGGTTCTGCTCAGCCTTATTGACACCATTTCCACTGATGAGAAGTCTGCTTTCACTAGAGCTTACTTCAAAATGCCAAGCAACATTGATGTTTCGGCCATACCTAAAGTACTCCCAGTTCAGCAGTAG
- the LOC133794440 gene encoding inorganic pyrophosphatase 1, with the protein MAGNTIVIFDFDKTIIECDSDNWVVDELGATDLFNQLLPTMPWNSLMDRMMKELHEQGKTIEDIAEVLNRIPIHPRVVPAIKAAHALGCDLRIVSDANLFFIETMLKHLGLREYFSEINTNPSFVDEQGRLRIQPFHDFKNSSHGCTTGTCPPNMCKGAIIERIQASVAAEGNKRIIYLGDGAGDYCPSLKLKESDFVMPRKNFPVWDLISKNPLLIKSKIHEWTDGEEFEKVLLSLIDTISIDEKSAFTRAYFKMPSNIDLSAIPKVLPVQQ; encoded by the exons ATGGccggaaataccattgtgatctTCGACTTTGACAAGACCATCATCGAATGTGACAGCGATAATTGGGTCGTCGATGAATTGGGTGCCACAGATCTCTTCAATCAGCTTCTCCCAACCATGCCATGGAACTCTCTCATG GATAGGATGATGAAGGAGCTTCATGAACAAGGAAAAACCATTGAGGATATTGCTGAGGTTCTTAATCGGATCCCCATACATCCCAGAGTTGTCCCTGCCATTAAGGCCGCTCACGCTCTTGG GTGTGATTTGAGGATTGTTAGCGATGCAAATCTGTTCTTCATTGAGACAATGCTGAAGCATCTTGGGTTAAGGGAATACTTTTCAGAGATCAACACAAATCCCAGCTTTGTCGATGAACAAGGAAGACTTCGGATTCAACCTTTTCATGATTTCAAAAACTCCTCACATGGCTGCACTACTGGCACCTGCCCTCCTAACATGTGCaag GGTGCGATTATAGAAAGAATACAGGCCTCTGTGGCAGCTGAAGGCAACAAAAGAATCATCTACTTGGGTGATGGAGCTGGTGACTACTGCCCAAGCCTGAAGCTGAAAGAGAGTGACTTTGTGATGCCAAGGAAGAATTTCCCAGTATGGGACTTGATTTCCAAGAACCCACTTCTCATCAAGTCCAAAATCCATGAATGGACTGATGGTGAGGAGTTTGAGAAGGTTCTGCTCAGCCTAATTGACACCATTTCCATTGATGAGAAGTCTGCTTTCACTAGAGCCTACTTCAAAATGCCAAGCAACATTGATCTTTCGGCCATACCTAAAGTACTCCCAGTTCAGCAGTAG